The Coffea arabica cultivar ET-39 chromosome 1e, Coffea Arabica ET-39 HiFi, whole genome shotgun sequence genome has a window encoding:
- the LOC113704128 gene encoding ornithine transcarbamylase, chloroplastic-like isoform X1 produces MAANALFSQLPSIESTRDPSSLSSASSFYPSGQSLQLTGVSPVSFPSIRQRVFCQANFSAISSPSSSVNGKANSGLKDFLHINDFEKATILNILERAKEIKALIKSGERTYLPFKGKTMAMIFAKPSMRTRVSFETGFNLLGGHAVYLGPDDIQMGKREETRDVARVLSGYNDVIMARVFAHQDILDLAKYATVPVINGLTDYNHPCQIMADALTIIEHIGQLEGTKVVYVGDGNNIVHSWLLLASIVPFHFVCACPKGFEPDQETVKKAQQTGVSKIEIIHDPKEAVIGADVVYSDVWASMGQKEEAAYRHQVFQGFQVDEELMKVAGPKAYFMHCLPAERGVEVTDGVIEAPNSIVFPQAENRMHAQNAIMLHVLGV; encoded by the exons ATGGCGGCCAATGCTCTTTTCTCTCAATTGCCCTCTATTGAATCAACAAGGGACCCATCATCGCTCTCATCAGCTTCCTCTTTCTATCCCTCCGGTCAATCTCTCCAACTCACTGGCGTTTCCCCGGTTAGCTTTCCATCAATTCGTCAACGAGTCTTCTGCCAAGCCAACTTTTCTGCTATTTCTTCACCTTCGTCTTCAGTGAACGGGAAAG CTAATTCAGGTCTGAAAGATTTTCTACACATTAATGATTTTGAGAAAGCCacaattttgaatattttggaACGGGCAAAAGAGATCAAGGCACTGATAAAATCAGGGGAGAGGACATATCTTCCATTTAAGGGTAAAACAATGGCTATGATTTTTGCCAAGCCATCCATGAGGACAAGAGTTTCATTTGAGACAGGGTTTAACTTGCTTGGTGGTCATGCTGTATACTTGGGACCAGATGATATCCAGATGGGTAAGCGGGAGGAAACCCGTGATGTTGCTCGTGTTCTGTCTGGCTATAATGATGTCATTATGGCTCGTGTGTTTGCTCATCAG GATATTCTTGATCTGGCTAAGTATGCAACTGTTCCGGTTATCAATGGCCTGACAGATTATAATCATCCTTGTCAAATTATGGCTGATGCACTGACCATTATTGAGCACATCGGTCAGCTGGAAGGGACTAAG GTTGTTTATGTTGGAGACGGAAACAACATTGTGCATTCTTGGCTGTTGTTGGCATCAATTGTTCCTTTTCATTTTGTCTGTGCCTGCCCTAAAGGTTTTGAACCAGATCAGGAGACAGTTAAGAAAGCACAACAGACTGGAGTCAGCAAGATTGAGATAATTCATGATCCCAAAGAAGCTGTTATAGGAGCTGATGTTGTGTATTCAGACGTTTGGGCTAGCATGGGTCAAAAAGAAGAAGCTGCATATCGCCATCAAGTATTTCAAGGATTCCAG GTGGATGAGGAACTGATGAAAGTAGCTGGGCCAAAGGCTTATTTTATGCATTGTTTACCGGCAGAAAGAGGTGTAGAGGTCACGGATGGTGTTATTGAAGCTCCAAACTCCATTGTCTTCCCCCAAGCTGAGAACCGGATGCATGCACAAAATGCCATCATGCTTCATGTGCTTGGAGTATGA
- the LOC113704128 gene encoding ornithine transcarbamylase, chloroplastic-like isoform X2 has product MAANALFSQLPSIESTRDPSSLSSASSFYPSGQSLQLTGVSPVSFPSIRQRVFCQANFSAISSPSSSVNGKGLKDFLHINDFEKATILNILERAKEIKALIKSGERTYLPFKGKTMAMIFAKPSMRTRVSFETGFNLLGGHAVYLGPDDIQMGKREETRDVARVLSGYNDVIMARVFAHQDILDLAKYATVPVINGLTDYNHPCQIMADALTIIEHIGQLEGTKVVYVGDGNNIVHSWLLLASIVPFHFVCACPKGFEPDQETVKKAQQTGVSKIEIIHDPKEAVIGADVVYSDVWASMGQKEEAAYRHQVFQGFQVDEELMKVAGPKAYFMHCLPAERGVEVTDGVIEAPNSIVFPQAENRMHAQNAIMLHVLGV; this is encoded by the exons ATGGCGGCCAATGCTCTTTTCTCTCAATTGCCCTCTATTGAATCAACAAGGGACCCATCATCGCTCTCATCAGCTTCCTCTTTCTATCCCTCCGGTCAATCTCTCCAACTCACTGGCGTTTCCCCGGTTAGCTTTCCATCAATTCGTCAACGAGTCTTCTGCCAAGCCAACTTTTCTGCTATTTCTTCACCTTCGTCTTCAGTGAACGGGAAAG GTCTGAAAGATTTTCTACACATTAATGATTTTGAGAAAGCCacaattttgaatattttggaACGGGCAAAAGAGATCAAGGCACTGATAAAATCAGGGGAGAGGACATATCTTCCATTTAAGGGTAAAACAATGGCTATGATTTTTGCCAAGCCATCCATGAGGACAAGAGTTTCATTTGAGACAGGGTTTAACTTGCTTGGTGGTCATGCTGTATACTTGGGACCAGATGATATCCAGATGGGTAAGCGGGAGGAAACCCGTGATGTTGCTCGTGTTCTGTCTGGCTATAATGATGTCATTATGGCTCGTGTGTTTGCTCATCAG GATATTCTTGATCTGGCTAAGTATGCAACTGTTCCGGTTATCAATGGCCTGACAGATTATAATCATCCTTGTCAAATTATGGCTGATGCACTGACCATTATTGAGCACATCGGTCAGCTGGAAGGGACTAAG GTTGTTTATGTTGGAGACGGAAACAACATTGTGCATTCTTGGCTGTTGTTGGCATCAATTGTTCCTTTTCATTTTGTCTGTGCCTGCCCTAAAGGTTTTGAACCAGATCAGGAGACAGTTAAGAAAGCACAACAGACTGGAGTCAGCAAGATTGAGATAATTCATGATCCCAAAGAAGCTGTTATAGGAGCTGATGTTGTGTATTCAGACGTTTGGGCTAGCATGGGTCAAAAAGAAGAAGCTGCATATCGCCATCAAGTATTTCAAGGATTCCAG GTGGATGAGGAACTGATGAAAGTAGCTGGGCCAAAGGCTTATTTTATGCATTGTTTACCGGCAGAAAGAGGTGTAGAGGTCACGGATGGTGTTATTGAAGCTCCAAACTCCATTGTCTTCCCCCAAGCTGAGAACCGGATGCATGCACAAAATGCCATCATGCTTCATGTGCTTGGAGTATGA
- the LOC113704138 gene encoding uncharacterized protein, translated as MEKGSFSAEDLSTIGGIATVSLLHSFIPTHWLPFSIVGRAQKWTLSRTILVTAFGAVLHVVSTSLLGITAVTISNTIAGEETVHKLASLLLIFLGGSYVILFLTGKGGHSHSHNQPMEKMAVAGLVLVPALSPCATTLPVFLAVGNSSSMMVLAIIVLLFSTITVMTSLVALSFYGASQLKFHWVERYDKLLVGSVLCLVGMLTLIFHDHHHDGDLVSGGVHDRKLIVL; from the exons atggaaaaaggcaGCTTTAGTGCGGAAGATCTATCAACAATTGGAGGGATTGCAACAGTCTCATTGCTTCACTCATTCATTCCGACCCATTGGCTCCCTTTCTCCATTGTTGGCCGTGCCCAGAAATGGACCCTTTCTAGGACCATTCTCGTCA CTGCATTTGGCGCAGTTCTGCATGTAGTGTCCACATCCCTTCTTGGCATAACAGCAGTTACCATATCCAACACCATTGCTGGAGAAGAAACTGTTCACAAACTTGCTTCGCTCTTGCTCATATTTCTTGGTGGTAGCTATGTCATCCTCTTCCTAACTGGGAAGGGTGGTCACAGCCATTCCCATAATCAACCCATGGAGAAAATGGCTGTTGCTGGGCTTGTCCTGGTTCCTGCATTATCTCCTTGTGCAACCACTCTTCCAGTTTTTCTTGCTGTTGGGAACTCATCCTCCATGATGGTACTTGCTATCATTGTTCTGCTTTTCAG TACCATAACCGTGATGACCTCCCTGGTGGCTCTCTCATTCTATGGTGCAAGTCAGCTGAAGTTCCATTGGGTGGAACGCTATGACAAGCTCCTTGTAGGTTCAGTGCTTTGCTTAGTTGGAATGTTGACTCTCATTTTCCATGATCATCATCATGATGGAGATTTAGTGTCAGGAGGAGTCCATGACAGAAAACTGATTGTTTTATAA
- the LOC113704145 gene encoding uncharacterized protein has protein sequence MGASNSRMEEDKALQLCRERKKFIGQALNARCSLAANHISYIEALKVTGTALSRFVEPEAPVESSIYTSTSATPEPHVLNEKSASQFSYSSPAFYQLADATRNISPSSSPPSSRHYRENHMKFRGTFSSKVEEKPSIPQTFSVTSATPESTTPRSVARPETLPFEPPPLPPETPPWDYFGLSHAVDNHFSSLEQTKLNQESKYAAEIRQLREEEGISELGGDEKFSSPGREESLESEDEFDEPSAATLVRSFENVNRAEESIATNNSPATPSAESIASDSRVLKRLKNNSPDLTPLRATSEAAGGNDIKTTPMEDDDNTNVEDRVAPKDFFMSMKDIEYLFGKASESGREVPRMLEANKFHFRPIVPGKENGSMTASFLKSCFSCGEDPSQVQEEPPQTDVKYLTWHRTTSSRSSSSRNLPGANSIDDIEDLTKSLLDSFSMISGSHASTIDRLYAWEKKLYDEVKASEQIRRKYDAKRKLLRQQESNAENASRVDKTRAVVKDLHSRIRVAIHRIDSISKKIEDLRDRELQPQLEELIGGLRRMWGVMFDCHRLQLHIISVAYTPGNTKIYIHSDSRRQIVIHLESELSSLSSCFTKWMNAQKTYVEAINKWLYKCVLQLEKSSKRKKKIQHPPLRQHGPPIYTTCGLWLDMLNNLPTDSVVDSIKSLATEVAHFLPRQDKNQGKSANQPHSASGQDGDLGTKMLGDEAAEDRTRGLDQFRVSLAGFLRKMSQFAESSVNMFTELQKGIEDAKKSYEQSKVPIEKV, from the exons ATGGGGGCTTCAAACTCTAGAATGGAAGAAGACAAGGCTTTGCAGCTTTGTCGAGAGAGAAAGAAGTTTATTGGACAAGCACTTAATGCCAGGTGTTCTTTAGCAGCCAATCATATTTCTTATATCGAGGCATTGAAAGTTACAGGAACTGCACTGTCAAGATTTGTCGAACCTGAAGCTCCAGTCGAATCTTCCATCTATACATCTACTAGTGCAACGCCAGAGCCACATGTGCTTAATGAAAAGTCTGCCTCCCAATTTTCATACTCTTCTCCAGCTTTTTATCAGCTTGCAGATGCGACTAGGAATATCTCACCTTCTTCTTCACCACCAAGCTCAAGGCACTACCGGGAAAATCATATGAAATTTAGAGGAACATTCTCCAGTAAAGTTGAAGAAAAACCTTCGATTCCTCAAACATTTTCAGTTACTTCAGCTACCCCAGAAAGCACCACCCCTCGTTCCGTTGCAAGGCCCGAAACACTGCCTTTTGAACCTCCTCCTCTTCCCCCTGAAACTCCACCTTGGGATTACTTTGGTCTTTCTCATGCAGTGGATAATCACTTTTCTTCCCTAGAACAGACAAAACTTAATCAAGAGTCAAAATATGCTGCTGAAATTAGGCAGCTAAGAGAGGAGGAAGGAATTTCGGAATTGGGTGGTGATGAGAAGTTTTCCTCTCCAGGAAGGGAAGAGTCACTGGAATCCGAAGATGAGTTTGATGAGCCTTCTGCAGCTACACTAGTCCGAAGTTTTGAAAATGTTAACAGGGCAGAAGAGAGTATTGCCactaacaactcacctgccacCCCTTCTGCAGAAAGCATAGCATCTGACTCCAGGGTTTTAAAGCGGTTGAAAAACAACTCTCCAGACTTAACTCCATTAAGAGCCACATCTGAAGCTGCGGGTGGAAATGACATAAAGACAACACCAATGGAAGATGATGACAACACAAACGTTGAAGACAGAGTTGCTCCAAAGGACTTCTTTATGAGCATGAAAGACATTGAATATCTATTTGGAAAAGCTTCTGAATCTGGAAGAGAAGTTCCTCGGATGCTTGAAGCAAATAAGTTCCACTTCCGTCCGATCGTCCCTGGGAAAGAAA ATGGATCAATGACTGCGTCATTCTTGAAGTCCTGTTTCTCTTGTGGGGAAGATCCAAGCCAGGTTCAGGAAG AGCCTCCCCAGACAGATGTGAAGTACTTAACTTGGCATCGCACAACCTCATCTCGATCCTCTTCATCTAGGAACTTACCTGGTGCAAACTCCATTGATGATATTGAGGATCTCACCAAAAGTCTTCTTGATAGTTTTAGTATGATCTCTGGAAGCCATGCCTCAACTATAGATCGACTATATGCTTGGGAGAAGAAGCTTTATGATGAAGTCAAG GCTAGCGAACAGATTAGACGGAAGTATGATGCGAAGCGTAAACTTCTTAGGCAGCAAGAATCTAATGCAGAAAATGCATCGAGGGTTGATAAGACACGTGCTGTTGTCAAGGATTTGCACTCAAGAATCAGAGTTGCAATTCATAGGATTGACTCAATATCCAAGAAAATAGAGGACTTAAGAGACAGGGAGCTACAGCCGCAACTGGAAGAGTTGATTGGAGG GTTAAGGAGAATGTGGGGAGTGATGTTTGACTGTCACAGGCTTCAATTACACATAATATCAGTGGCTTATACCCCCGGTAACACCAAGATCTACATACACTCTGACTCACGTCGACAAATTGTCATCCATCTGGAGAGTGAGCTGAGCTCTTTATCCTCCTGCTTTACAAAGTGGATGAATGCTCAGAAGACATACGTTGAAGCGATAAACAAGTGGCTTTATAAATGTGTGTTGCAGTTGGAGAAATCTTcgaagagaaaaaagaagattCAGCATCCACCCCTTAGACAACATGGTCCACCTATTTATACTACTTGTGGTCTATGGTTGGACATGCTCAACAATTTGCCTACTGATTCAGTTGTAGATTCAATTAAGAGCTTAGCCACTGAAGTTGCTCATTTCTTGCCCCGTCAAGATAAGAACCAAGGAAAAAGTGCAAATCAGCCTCATTCAGCATCAGGGCAAGATGGTGATCTGGGTACAAAGATGTTAGGAGATGAAGCTGCAGAAGACCGGACACGAGGACTTGATCAGTTCCGTGTAAGTTTGGCAGGTTTCCTTCGTAAAATGAGTCAATTTGCAGAATCTTCTGTTAATATGTTTACAGAGCTCCAAAAGGGAATTGAAGATGCAAAGAAGAGTTATGAACAATCAAAAGTCCCAATAGAGAAAGTATAG
- the LOC113704151 gene encoding NDR1/HIN1-like protein 13 encodes MATTVKRPEKKSSEAPLLPAGSAQSSSPSSPPPAEKPLPAPPGTYVIQVPKDQIFSYPPPENANNFQKLSSRKPRRSCCRLCVCYTIFVLFLVIVAAAISAGVLYLVYRPKAPKYAVLDVAIRGLNLTSPSAMSPEFDVSIRAENPNKKIGIYYLSGSEIQVSHGDVGLSNGALPVFYQPSKNVTVFQTALKGSDVVLSDDVRLAMANELRKGNVPFRLNIKARVKIKVGSVKTWKITVKVKCDVAVDALNQQSKIVSKDCDYSVKLW; translated from the coding sequence ATGGCCACCACGGTGAAGAGGCCGGAAAAGAAATCATCTGAAGCGCCACTACTTCCTGCAGGATCGGCGCAATCGTCATCACCGTCCTCGCCACCGCCAGCTGAGAAGCCGTTGCCCGCACCTCCGGGAACTTATGTCATCCAGGTTCCAAAAGATCAGATATTCAGCTACCCACCACCTGAGAATGCCAACAACTTTCAGAAGCTCTCTAGCCGGAAGCCTCGCCGGAGCTGCTGCCGGCTTTGTGTATGTTACACTATTTTTGTCCTCTTTCTTGTCATCGTTGCCGCGGCTATCTCCGCCGGTGTACTCTACCTCGTTTACCGGCCAAAAGCACCGAAGTACGCCGTCCTAGATGTGGCAATACGAGGACTGAACTTGACGTCACCATCAGCCATGTCGCCGGAGTTTGACGTCAGCATCCGAGCTGAAAACCCAAACAAGAAAATCGGGATATATTACCTATCGGGGAGCGAGATTCAGGTCTCTCACGGCGACGTTGGATTAAGTAACGGCGCTTTGCCGGTGTTTTATCAGCCGTCGAAGAATGTAACGGTGTTTCAAACGGCGTTGAAGGGGTCCGACGTCGTTCTTTCTGACGATGTCAGATTGGCCATGGCCAATGAGCTGAGGAAAGGGAACGTGCCGTTTAGATTGAACATTAAAGCTCGCGTTAAGATCAAGGTTGGCTCCGTTAAGACTTGGAAGATCACCGTTAAGGTTAAGTGTGACGTGGCCGTGGATGCTTTGAACCAGCAGTCCAAGATCGTTTCCAAAGATTGTGATTACAGTGTGAAATTATGGTAG